Proteins found in one Xenopus laevis strain J_2021 chromosome 1L, Xenopus_laevis_v10.1, whole genome shotgun sequence genomic segment:
- the LOC108712230 gene encoding 60S ribosomal protein L27-like, which yields MGKLMKPGKVVLDLAGRCAGRKAVIVKNVDDGTSDRQYSHAVAGIDHYPRKVTATMGKKRIAKMSKIKFFVKVYNYNHFMPTRYSVDIPLDKAVVNKDVFRDRALKRKARLEAKVTF from the coding sequence ATGGGCAAGTTAATGAAACCTGGGAAGGTTGTCCTTGACCTGGCTGGACGTTGTGCAGGCCGAAAAGCTGTCATTGTGAAGAATGTTGATGACGGCACCTCAGACCGTCAGTACAGTCATGCAGTTGCTGGCATTGACCATTACCCTCGTAAGGTGACTGCCACCATGGGCAAGAAAAGGATTGCCAAGATGTccaaaatcaagttttttgtgAAAGTATACAATTACAATCACTTTATGCCAACCAGATACTCCGTTGATATCCCTCTCGACAAGGCTGTGGTAAACAAGGATGTTTTTAGAGACCGAGCACTAAAACGTAAAGCCAGACTTGAAGCAAAGGTTACATTTTAG